A genomic region of Mycobacterium sp. Aquia_213 contains the following coding sequences:
- a CDS encoding SRPBCC family protein yields the protein MAQVSAASTILITVEPGATLAAVADYQNVRPKILSPHYSEYQVLQGGQGQGTVVKWKLQATKSRSRDVQANVDVAGHSVIEKDANSSMITNWTVAPAGPGSSVTVKTSWTGAGGVKGFFEKTFAPLGLKKIQGEVLANLKKELEG from the coding sequence ATGGCACAGGTCAGCGCAGCCAGCACCATCTTGATCACCGTCGAGCCCGGGGCCACGCTCGCCGCGGTGGCGGACTACCAGAACGTGCGCCCGAAGATCCTGTCCCCGCACTACAGCGAATACCAGGTCCTGCAGGGCGGACAGGGGCAGGGCACCGTCGTCAAGTGGAAGCTGCAGGCCACCAAATCACGCAGCCGCGACGTGCAAGCCAACGTTGACGTCGCCGGTCACAGCGTCATCGAGAAGGACGCGAACTCGTCGATGATCACCAACTGGACCGTGGCTCCGGCGGGCCCCGGATCTAGCGTGACCGTCAAAACCAGCTGGACGGGCGCGGGCGGTGTGAAGGGCTTTTTCGAGAAGACGTTTGCGCCGTTGGGGCTCAAGAAAATTCAGGGTGAGGTACTGGCCAACCTCAAGAAGGAACTCGAAGGCTAG